A genomic stretch from Oculatellaceae cyanobacterium includes:
- the gatB gene encoding Asp-tRNA(Asn)/Glu-tRNA(Gln) amidotransferase subunit GatB: MTTVAPVKTKYEAIIGLETHCQLSTNTKIFCNCSTEFGATPNQNICPVCMGMPGVLPVLNQHVLEYAVKAGLALNSTIAPNSKFDRKQYFYPDLPKNYQISQYDLPIAEHGWLEIELLDDAGNPTRKRIGITRLHMEEDAGKLVHGGGERLSGSTYSLVDYNRTGVPLVEIVSEPDIRSGQEAAEYAQELRRILRYLGVSDGNMQEGSLRCDVNISIRPVGQEEFGTKVEIKNMNSFSAIQKAIDYEIERQTVAVESGERIVQETRLWEEGNQRTISMRIKEGSSDYRYFPEPDLVPIQVPVEQLEQWKSELPELPAAKRHRYETELGLSAYDARVLTDDRFVAEYFEAAIAAKAQPKQAANWVMGDITGYLNNEKLNINQIAFKPQDFAELISLIENGTISGKIAKEILPELLSEGGSPQELVNRKGLVQISNTAELEKIIDEIIAASPKELEQYRNGKTKLLGFFVGQVMKKTSGRADPKLTNQMLNQKLNK, encoded by the coding sequence ATGACAACCGTCGCACCTGTAAAAACTAAGTACGAAGCAATTATTGGTCTAGAAACCCATTGTCAACTAAGTACAAATACTAAAATTTTCTGCAATTGCTCCACGGAATTTGGTGCGACTCCAAACCAGAACATTTGTCCGGTTTGCATGGGAATGCCTGGAGTCCTACCAGTTTTAAATCAACACGTACTAGAATATGCAGTCAAAGCTGGTTTAGCACTCAACTCGACTATTGCACCTAACAGCAAATTTGACCGCAAGCAGTATTTTTATCCAGATTTACCTAAAAACTATCAAATTTCTCAGTATGACTTGCCAATAGCTGAACATGGTTGGCTAGAAATTGAGTTATTAGATGATGCTGGCAATCCCACCCGCAAGCGGATTGGTATTACACGCCTGCACATGGAAGAAGATGCTGGTAAATTGGTACACGGTGGAGGTGAGCGGCTTTCTGGTTCCACCTACTCTTTAGTAGACTACAACCGCACTGGTGTTCCCTTAGTAGAAATTGTCTCTGAACCTGACATTCGTTCAGGTCAAGAAGCCGCAGAATATGCCCAAGAACTACGCCGAATTTTACGCTACCTCGGCGTGAGTGACGGCAATATGCAAGAAGGTTCCCTGCGCTGCGACGTGAATATTTCGATACGTCCAGTTGGACAGGAAGAGTTTGGCACGAAAGTAGAAATCAAAAACATGAACTCTTTCAGTGCTATCCAAAAGGCAATTGATTATGAAATTGAGCGACAAACTGTTGCTGTAGAATCTGGTGAGCGCATTGTACAAGAGACCAGATTATGGGAAGAAGGTAATCAACGCACTATCAGTATGCGTATTAAAGAAGGAAGTAGCGACTACCGCTATTTCCCTGAACCTGATTTAGTACCTATTCAAGTTCCTGTTGAACAGCTAGAACAATGGAAATCTGAACTACCGGAACTACCAGCAGCAAAACGGCATCGTTATGAAACTGAACTAGGACTTTCTGCCTATGATGCCAGGGTGCTAACAGATGACCGATTTGTAGCAGAATATTTTGAAGCTGCTATTGCTGCTAAAGCTCAACCCAAGCAAGCAGCTAATTGGGTAATGGGAGACATTACCGGATACCTAAATAATGAAAAACTCAACATCAATCAAATTGCCTTCAAACCGCAAGATTTTGCAGAACTGATTAGTTTGATTGAAAACGGCACTATTAGCGGCAAAATCGCCAAGGAAATTCTGCCAGAGTTATTATCTGAAGGTGGTTCTCCTCAAGAATTAGTTAATCGTAAGGGACTTGTCCAAATCTCCAACACCGCAGAACTGGAAAAAATTATTGATGAAATCATTGCTGCTAGTCCCAAAGAACTCGAACAGTACCGCAATGGTAAAACCAAGCTGCTTGGGTTCTTTGTGGGTCAAGTAATGAAAAAAACTAGCGGTCGGGCAGACCCTAAGCTAACCAACCAAATGCTCAATCAAAAGTTAAACAAATAG
- the lgt gene encoding prolipoprotein diacylglyceryl transferase, giving the protein MESLFVHDGEDVNMLLGVITLPLAFKFASPGSVLIDLGPVAIRWYGLLIASAVLIGLSLSRYLAKRRHVNPDLIGDLVIWLVIGAIPCARLYYVLFQWQEYAPNPSQIIAIWRGGIAIHGAILGGILAALIFARLQKVSFWVLADLIAPSLILGQAIGRWGNFFNSEAFGGPTDLPWKLYIPSYRRPREFITVEYFHPTFLYESIWNLLVFALLMFLFFRDTGRKPRLKVGTLFLTYMVAYSAGRFWIEGLRTDSLMLLGILRIAQVVSLVGISLGVAGLIWLYVFKRSLPDVVKPDQQDWNFVSDTSPKQENSH; this is encoded by the coding sequence TTGGAATCCCTGTTCGTTCACGACGGGGAGGATGTCAATATGCTATTGGGTGTTATTACGCTGCCCTTGGCGTTTAAATTTGCTTCTCCAGGCTCAGTTCTGATTGATTTAGGGCCAGTGGCTATTCGCTGGTATGGGCTATTAATTGCATCTGCTGTATTAATTGGACTCAGCCTTTCAAGGTACTTAGCCAAACGCCGTCATGTTAACCCAGATTTAATCGGTGATTTGGTGATTTGGCTGGTTATTGGCGCAATACCCTGTGCAAGGCTCTACTATGTCTTATTTCAGTGGCAAGAATATGCCCCGAATCCTAGTCAAATCATTGCCATCTGGAGAGGTGGCATTGCGATTCATGGGGCAATTTTAGGCGGGATTTTGGCTGCTTTGATTTTTGCCAGACTCCAAAAAGTTTCTTTTTGGGTTTTAGCCGATTTGATCGCACCCTCTCTAATTCTCGGTCAAGCAATTGGTCGCTGGGGCAATTTCTTCAACTCCGAAGCGTTTGGGGGGCCTACTGATTTGCCCTGGAAACTATATATTCCTAGCTATCGCCGTCCACGAGAGTTTATTACTGTTGAATACTTCCATCCCACATTTTTATACGAATCAATTTGGAACTTGCTAGTATTCGCGTTACTGATGTTTCTATTTTTTAGAGATACAGGGCGTAAACCACGTCTGAAAGTCGGTACATTATTTTTGACTTACATGGTGGCGTATAGTGCTGGTCGTTTTTGGATTGAGGGATTACGCACAGATAGCCTGATGCTGTTGGGAATATTGCGAATAGCTCAAGTAGTGAGTTTGGTAGGAATTTCTCTCGGTGTTGCTGGTTTAATATGGCTGTATGTATTTAAGCGTTCTTTACCGGATGTAGTAAAACCGGATCAGCAAGATTGGAATTTTGTTTCTGATACTTCCCCGAAGCAAGAAAATTCCCATTAA
- the cobM gene encoding precorrin-4 C(11)-methyltransferase, whose product MEKNSEFLPPTSQRTLEPAVYIVGAGPGDPDLLTVKAQKLLAQADVIVFADSLVPVQILESVRADAEIMRTGNKTLEEILPVMIERVRSHKSVVRLHSGDPSLYGAVFEQMQLLAEADIPFEVIPGISAFQAAAAKLKVELTVPGLVQTIILTRISGRASAVPATEELASLAAHQASLCLYLAARHVEEAQAQLMQHYPADTPVAICFRLGWPDEQVLVVPLHQMAEVTQRENLIRTTLYVISPALGQIEKVRSRLYHPEHTHLFRPKAATH is encoded by the coding sequence ATGGAAAAAAACAGCGAATTTCTCCCTCCTACTTCCCAACGTACTTTGGAACCTGCGGTTTATATAGTGGGTGCGGGGCCAGGTGATCCAGATTTATTAACTGTGAAGGCGCAAAAACTCTTGGCACAGGCAGATGTGATTGTGTTTGCCGATTCTTTGGTGCCAGTGCAGATTTTGGAGAGTGTACGTGCTGATGCTGAGATTATGCGGACTGGTAATAAGACTTTAGAGGAAATTTTACCAGTAATGATAGAAAGGGTGCGATCGCACAAATCTGTCGTTCGTCTCCACTCTGGCGATCCTAGTCTCTATGGTGCTGTATTCGAGCAAATGCAACTACTGGCAGAGGCGGATATTCCCTTTGAGGTCATACCAGGAATTAGTGCTTTTCAGGCGGCGGCGGCTAAACTCAAGGTGGAGTTAACTGTGCCTGGGTTGGTGCAAACAATCATTCTTACCCGCATTAGTGGACGCGCATCAGCAGTTCCAGCAACAGAAGAGTTAGCATCTTTGGCAGCGCATCAAGCAAGTTTATGTCTGTATTTAGCAGCGCGTCATGTAGAAGAAGCTCAAGCTCAATTAATGCAGCATTATCCAGCAGATACGCCTGTAGCAATCTGTTTTCGCTTAGGTTGGCCTGATGAGCAAGTTTTGGTAGTCCCATTGCACCAAATGGCGGAAGTAACTCAAAGGGAAAATTTGATTAGAACGACGTTATATGTGATTAGTCCAGCTTTAGGGCAAATAGAAAAAGTGCGATCGCGTTTATACCATCCTGAACACACCCACCTATTCCGTCCAAAAGCAGCTACACATTAA
- a CDS encoding YqiA/YcfP family alpha/beta fold hydrolase gives MTRTNYIYLHGFASSPNSTKAQYLRDRFSALNIPLKTPDFNQGGFSDLTITRQIQQVKAEIQPNNTSVTLIGSSLGGLTAAWLGEKYPQVQNLVLLAPAFNFLSHWLTKLGEAELQRWQKEQYLAVYHYGEKRSLPLNHNFLLDASKYSEQLLQKSIPTLIVHGLHDQVIPIQSSRNFALNRPWVTLIEFDSDHALGNVMAETWEAIKAFCQL, from the coding sequence GTGACTAGAACTAATTATATTTATCTACATGGATTTGCTTCAAGTCCTAATTCTACTAAGGCGCAATATTTACGAGATCGCTTTTCTGCCTTAAATATTCCCCTAAAAACCCCTGACTTCAACCAAGGCGGTTTTTCCGATCTCACAATTACTCGCCAAATACAACAAGTAAAAGCAGAAATACAGCCAAATAACACCTCAGTAACTTTGATTGGTTCTAGTTTAGGTGGATTGACAGCAGCTTGGTTAGGAGAAAAATACCCACAAGTACAAAATTTAGTGCTTTTAGCCCCAGCCTTTAACTTTTTGTCTCATTGGTTAACCAAACTGGGAGAAGCAGAATTACAGCGTTGGCAGAAGGAACAATACTTAGCTGTATATCATTATGGCGAAAAGCGATCGCTTCCTCTAAATCATAATTTCCTCTTGGATGCTAGTAAATATTCTGAACAACTACTCCAAAAATCCATTCCCACTTTAATTGTGCATGGATTGCACGATCAAGTTATTCCAATTCAATCTAGTAGAAACTTTGCTCTCAACCGTCCTTGGGTAACGCTGATTGAATTCGATAGCGATCATGCTTTAGGTAACGTCATGGCAGAAACTTGGGAAGCAATTAAAGCATTCTGCCAACTATAA
- a CDS encoding Spy/CpxP family protein refolding chaperone, which produces MLLRRISVVSLLMVSLGSAVAIAQPNPQSPQQGTINQRTPRQMNRSWGALMQQLNLSTEQIKQLSDIRQQYQGQISQKQRDLREAKNKLTTLMVGTANDSTIRDQFTPILRLEQEIAQLQFDNLLAMRKVLTPEQRSKFAELMQQRGKMSGNRLGNSTQQKR; this is translated from the coding sequence ATGCTGCTACGTCGTATTTCAGTTGTATCTTTGTTAATGGTATCTCTTGGTAGTGCTGTGGCGATCGCACAGCCTAATCCTCAATCACCCCAGCAAGGTACAATTAACCAGAGAACACCCCGACAAATGAATCGTAGTTGGGGTGCATTGATGCAACAGCTTAACCTTAGTACTGAGCAGATCAAGCAGTTATCAGATATTCGCCAGCAGTATCAAGGTCAGATTTCTCAAAAGCAAAGAGATTTGCGTGAAGCCAAAAACAAATTAACAACTTTGATGGTAGGTACTGCTAATGACAGCACTATTCGCGATCAATTCACCCCAATACTAAGATTGGAGCAGGAGATAGCTCAATTACAGTTTGATAATCTGTTGGCAATGCGTAAAGTGTTAACTCCTGAACAACGTAGCAAGTTTGCTGAATTAATGCAGCAACGTGGAAAAATGTCGGGGAACCGACTGGGAAACAGCACACAACAAAAGCGTTGA
- a CDS encoding NAD(P)H-hydrate dehydratase encodes MAQNRPEKIAGFVVTAEQMRHIEGRVFAAGMPVAALMEKVASLIARRIQELYPPHPSLRVGIIVGSGHNGGDALVVARELYFQGYDVLISRPFSKLKELTSQHFQYAESLGIPCFEDISALKDCDLIIDGLFGFGLERTITDPVATAINELNQWSKTIISIDLPSGLHTDTGEALGIAIRATRTFCLGLWKLAFLQDQALEYIGEAELIDFDLPITDIKAVLGEQPNIRRITPEFALSHLPLKRPPVTHKYKQGHLLLICGSHKYAGGAILTGLGARASGVGMLSMAVPESLKDILTAQLPEALIIGCPETETGAIAHLAETIELSDYSAIACGPGLTKDASSVVESALKSTVPLILDADGLNILAQLGTIPTLSQRQAPTILTPHAGEFKRLFPDAPDPNKDRVNAVRGVAQQSSAIVLLKGARTVIADPSGSIWIIPESTPALARGGSGDVLTGLMGGLVAAASTRKMPIENIVPSAAWWHAQAGILAAQERTELGVDAFTLTQYLIAVVR; translated from the coding sequence ATGGCTCAAAATAGGCCAGAGAAAATTGCAGGATTTGTAGTTACAGCCGAGCAAATGCGCCACATTGAAGGGCGTGTATTTGCTGCTGGAATGCCTGTTGCAGCTTTAATGGAAAAGGTAGCGAGTTTAATTGCTCGTAGAATTCAGGAACTTTACCCCCCGCATCCCAGTTTGCGTGTCGGAATTATAGTTGGATCGGGGCATAATGGGGGTGATGCGTTAGTTGTTGCCCGTGAATTATATTTTCAAGGTTATGATGTTCTGATTTCCCGTCCTTTTTCTAAGTTAAAGGAATTAACATCTCAACATTTTCAGTATGCTGAAAGTTTAGGTATACCCTGTTTTGAAGATATTTCAGCTTTAAAAGATTGTGACTTAATTATTGATGGTTTGTTTGGTTTTGGGTTAGAAAGAACTATTACCGATCCAGTTGCTACTGCAATTAACGAATTAAATCAATGGTCTAAAACTATTATTAGTATTGATTTACCTTCTGGGTTGCATACTGATACAGGGGAAGCTTTAGGAATTGCTATCCGTGCAACTCGCACATTTTGTTTAGGTTTATGGAAATTAGCTTTTTTACAAGACCAAGCTTTAGAATATATCGGTGAAGCCGAATTAATTGATTTTGATTTACCAATAACAGATATTAAAGCTGTACTCGGTGAGCAACCTAATATTAGACGTATTACACCAGAATTTGCACTTTCACATTTACCTTTAAAACGTCCACCAGTAACACATAAATATAAGCAAGGACATTTATTATTAATTTGTGGTTCTCATAAATATGCTGGTGGAGCAATTTTAACAGGGTTAGGAGCAAGAGCAAGCGGTGTAGGAATGCTCTCAATGGCTGTACCAGAATCGTTAAAAGATATATTAACTGCACAATTGCCAGAGGCTTTAATTATTGGTTGTCCCGAAACAGAAACGGGTGCAATTGCCCATTTAGCAGAAACAATAGAGTTAAGTGATTATAGCGCGATCGCTTGTGGCCCTGGTTTAACTAAAGATGCTTCTTCTGTTGTTGAATCAGCTTTAAAAAGCACTGTTCCTCTAATATTAGATGCAGATGGTTTAAATATATTGGCACAGCTTGGAACTATTCCCACGTTATCTCAACGACAAGCGCCAACAATACTAACACCTCATGCTGGTGAGTTTAAACGTTTATTTCCTGATGCACCAGATCCAAACAAGGACAGAGTAAACGCAGTGCGTGGAGTAGCTCAACAAAGTAGTGCGATCGTATTATTAAAAGGAGCAAGAACTGTGATCGCAGATCCTAGTGGTTCTATTTGGATTATTCCAGAAAGTACGCCAGCTTTAGCACGTGGCGGTAGTGGGGATGTATTAACTGGTTTAATGGGTGGACTTGTCGCTGCCGCATCTACCAGAAAAATGCCTATAGAAAATATAGTACCAAGTGCAGCTTGGTGGCACGCTCAAGCAGGAATTTTAGCAGCACAGGAACGCACAGAATTAGGTGTAGATGCTTTTACCTTGACACAGTATTTAATTGCAGTAGTAAGGTAA
- the mnmA gene encoding tRNA 2-thiouridine(34) synthase MnmA yields MNKVVVGLSGGVDSSVAAAILHNQGYEVVGVTLWLMKGKGQCCSEGMVDAAYICEQLAIPHHIVDSRDLFQTNIVDYLVTGYEAGITPLPCSQCNKAVKFGPMVHYSQKELGIDKIATGHYARITYDTDRDRYQLRRAVDLSKDQSYFLYDLTQDLLAATIFPLGEQTKTETRRIAAEFNLKTAEKPESQDLCLIEKHGSMKGFLDQYITPQDGDIVDQNGKILGKHTGIHHYTIGQRKGLGIAAAEPLYVVGLDAVRNRVIVGDRTSSHQTECTVQRVNWVSIPEPTNPIRAEVQVRYRSQPVPVSVIPLENSRVKLVFDEPQFCITPGQAAVWYNGDILLGGGILEKQN; encoded by the coding sequence ATGAACAAAGTCGTCGTCGGTCTCTCTGGTGGAGTTGACAGTTCAGTTGCAGCCGCCATCCTACATAATCAAGGATATGAAGTTGTTGGTGTTACCCTTTGGCTGATGAAGGGTAAAGGGCAATGCTGTTCTGAGGGAATGGTCGATGCGGCTTATATTTGTGAACAGTTAGCCATTCCCCATCATATTGTTGATAGTCGGGATCTATTCCAAACCAATATTGTTGATTACTTAGTTACGGGTTACGAAGCTGGAATTACCCCGTTACCTTGTTCTCAATGCAATAAAGCGGTAAAGTTTGGCCCAATGGTGCATTATTCCCAGAAAGAACTGGGAATAGATAAAATTGCTACGGGTCACTATGCGCGAATTACTTATGATACAGATCGCGATCGCTATCAATTGCGACGTGCTGTAGATTTATCTAAAGATCAGTCTTACTTTTTGTATGACTTAACCCAAGACTTACTCGCAGCAACAATATTTCCCTTGGGAGAACAAACAAAAACAGAAACTCGGCGTATTGCTGCGGAATTTAACTTGAAAACTGCTGAAAAACCGGAAAGTCAAGATTTATGCTTGATTGAAAAGCATGGTTCAATGAAGGGGTTTTTAGATCAATACATTACGCCGCAAGATGGCGATATTGTTGACCAAAATGGCAAAATTTTGGGTAAACATACAGGTATCCATCACTATACAATTGGACAGCGCAAGGGGCTAGGAATTGCTGCTGCTGAACCTTTGTATGTAGTTGGATTGGATGCAGTAAGGAATAGAGTTATTGTAGGCGATCGCACAAGCTCTCATCAAACTGAATGCACAGTGCAAAGAGTAAATTGGGTTTCTATCCCAGAACCTACTAACCCTATCCGCGCCGAAGTGCAAGTCCGCTATCGCTCACAACCTGTACCAGTTAGTGTAATTCCCCTAGAAAACTCCCGCGTCAAGTTAGTATTTGATGAGCCACAGTTTTGTATTACACCTGGACAAGCTGCTGTTTGGTATAACGGCGATATTTTGTTAGGCGGTGGCATTTTAGAAAAGCAAAATTAA
- the sat gene encoding sulfate adenylyltransferase: protein MSHRPDGIAPHGGQLINRIATPEKLQLFLDKAEYLPRVQLDERASSDLVMIAIGGFSPLTGFMEEADYKSVVANMRLANGLPWSIPITLSVTEEVAEPLQEGSLVRLDDANGRFIGVLELTQKYHYDKKWEAINVYRTDEDKHPGVKVVYQQGSINLAGSVWLLERDPHPQFPTYQIDPAKSRQQFIDKGWKTIVAFQTRNPIHRAHEYIQKCAMETVDGLFLHPLVGATKEDDIAADVRMRCYEIILEHYYPKDRVILAINPAAMRYAGPREAIFHALIRKNYGCTHFIVGRDHAGVGDYYGTYDAQYIFDEFEPGELGIVPMKFEHAFYCKRTQQMATTKTSPSTPEERVHLSGTKVREMLRRGELPPPEFSRPEVAKELAIAMNIHVYEI from the coding sequence ATGAGTCATCGTCCAGACGGCATAGCGCCACACGGCGGTCAGCTAATTAATCGCATTGCAACACCCGAAAAACTCCAACTATTTTTAGACAAAGCCGAGTATCTACCGCGAGTCCAACTTGATGAACGGGCTAGTTCTGATTTAGTGATGATTGCGATCGGGGGTTTTAGTCCACTCACAGGCTTTATGGAAGAAGCGGACTATAAATCAGTAGTTGCTAATATGCGTCTTGCCAATGGCTTGCCTTGGTCTATTCCCATTACCCTGTCAGTAACAGAGGAAGTGGCAGAACCATTGCAAGAAGGTAGCTTAGTACGCCTGGATGATGCTAATGGTCGTTTTATTGGTGTTTTAGAATTAACCCAAAAGTATCACTACGACAAAAAATGGGAAGCAATTAATGTTTATCGCACCGATGAAGATAAACACCCAGGGGTAAAAGTTGTCTATCAACAAGGGTCGATTAATTTAGCTGGTTCAGTTTGGCTATTAGAACGCGACCCCCACCCCCAGTTTCCAACCTATCAAATTGACCCTGCTAAGTCTCGTCAACAATTTATAGACAAGGGTTGGAAAACAATTGTCGCCTTCCAAACTCGTAACCCCATCCACAGAGCGCATGAATATATCCAAAAGTGCGCGATGGAAACTGTAGATGGTTTATTTCTGCATCCTTTAGTCGGCGCAACTAAAGAAGATGACATCGCTGCTGATGTGCGGATGCGCTGCTATGAAATTATTTTAGAACACTACTACCCGAAAGACAGGGTAATTTTGGCAATTAACCCAGCAGCAATGCGTTATGCGGGGCCACGTGAAGCTATTTTTCATGCCTTGATTCGCAAAAACTATGGTTGCACTCACTTTATTGTCGGTCGCGATCATGCAGGTGTTGGTGACTACTATGGCACTTACGATGCACAGTACATCTTTGATGAATTTGAGCCTGGTGAGTTAGGAATTGTGCCGATGAAGTTTGAACACGCCTTCTACTGCAAGCGCACCCAACAAATGGCAACAACGAAAACTAGCCCTAGCACCCCAGAAGAACGAGTTCATTTATCAGGGACAAAAGTACGGGAGATGTTGCGTCGAGGTGAATTACCCCCGCCAGAGTTTTCTCGCCCAGAAGTAGCTAAAGAGTTGGCAATAGCTATGAATATTCATGTTTACGAAATTTAA
- the frr gene encoding ribosome recycling factor, translating into MKLADVESNMQKTVEATQRSFNTIRTGRANASLLDRVTVEYYGTQTPLKSLANISTPDASTITIQPFDRGSVSVIERAISLSDVGLTPNNDGSTIRLNIPPLTTERRKEFVKIAGKYAEEGRVAIRNIRRDAVDSVRKQEKNHEIPEDEAKDLLDKIQKITDKYIARIDQVLAEKEKDITTV; encoded by the coding sequence GTGAAGTTAGCTGATGTTGAAAGCAATATGCAAAAGACAGTTGAAGCTACTCAACGGTCTTTTAATACAATTCGCACAGGTCGGGCTAATGCCAGCCTACTTGACCGTGTAACAGTTGAATACTACGGTACTCAAACCCCTCTCAAGTCGTTAGCAAACATTAGTACACCTGATGCCAGTACCATTACAATTCAACCTTTTGATAGAGGTAGTGTCAGTGTAATTGAAAGAGCTATTTCCCTATCCGATGTTGGCTTAACCCCCAACAACGACGGTTCTACTATTCGGTTGAATATTCCACCACTGACTACCGAGCGGCGTAAAGAATTTGTCAAAATTGCTGGAAAATATGCTGAGGAAGGTCGTGTCGCTATTCGGAACATCCGCAGAGATGCAGTTGACTCTGTGCGGAAACAAGAAAAAAACCACGAAATTCCTGAAGATGAAGCTAAAGACTTGCTCGATAAAATTCAGAAAATAACTGACAAATACATTGCTAGAATCGATCAAGTTTTAGCAGAAAAAGAGAAGGATATTACTACTGTGTAA
- the pyrH gene encoding UMP kinase yields MGITYQRVLLKLSGEALMGNLGYGIDPSIVQEIAQEVADVVNSGIQVAIVVGGGNIFRGVKAAAGGMDRATADYVGMIATVMNAITLQDALEQLGIPTRVQTAIAMQEVAEPYIRRRAIRHLEKGRVVIFGAGSGNPFFTTDTTAALRAAEIDANVIFKATKVDGIYDSDPKTNPNARRYQTLTYTHVLTHDLRVMDSTAIALCKDNNIPIIVFDLGVSGNIRRAVMGESVGTIVGGNCEVS; encoded by the coding sequence ATGGGGATAACTTACCAACGGGTTTTACTAAAACTGAGTGGTGAAGCCCTGATGGGGAACCTGGGCTATGGTATTGATCCAAGTATCGTTCAAGAAATAGCTCAGGAAGTCGCCGATGTCGTTAACAGCGGCATCCAAGTCGCAATTGTAGTTGGCGGTGGTAATATTTTTCGTGGCGTAAAAGCTGCGGCTGGTGGGATGGATAGAGCAACTGCGGACTATGTGGGTATGATTGCCACAGTCATGAATGCGATTACTTTGCAGGATGCGTTGGAACAACTTGGCATACCAACACGAGTGCAAACAGCAATAGCTATGCAGGAAGTGGCTGAACCGTATATCCGCCGTCGTGCTATTCGCCACTTGGAAAAAGGGCGGGTGGTAATTTTTGGTGCAGGTTCGGGAAATCCTTTCTTCACCACTGATACAACTGCTGCCTTGCGAGCCGCAGAAATTGATGCCAATGTTATTTTTAAGGCAACTAAAGTTGATGGGATTTATGATTCAGATCCGAAGACGAATCCTAATGCCCGTCGCTACCAAACCTTAACTTATACTCATGTCCTCACCCATGATTTACGGGTAATGGATAGTACTGCGATCGCTCTCTGTAAAGATAACAACATCCCGATTATTGTATTTGACCTTGGGGTTAGCGGTAATATCCGTCGAGCCGTTATGGGAGAATCTGTGGGAACTATTGTCGGAGGTAATTGTGAAGTTAGCTGA
- a CDS encoding thioredoxin family protein has protein sequence MFTENILVMKYAPDFELPGIDLQVHHLAQYLKEYLAVGVIFMCNHCPTVRQYLERLRQIQIDFLDQGFTLIGINANQYPDDSLEKMKTFAEQMQLNFPYLRDTNQDVAQTFGAEKTPEVFLLNNQGILCYSGAIDDRPEDPAAVEKHYLREAIANVIQGESVTIASTPAIGSAIQWGK, from the coding sequence ATGTTTACGGAAAATATTTTAGTTATGAAGTATGCCCCAGATTTTGAATTGCCTGGAATTGATCTCCAAGTTCACCACTTAGCTCAATACTTAAAAGAATATCTTGCTGTGGGAGTGATATTTATGTGTAATCACTGCCCAACTGTGCGACAGTATTTAGAACGCTTAAGGCAAATTCAAATTGATTTTTTAGATCAAGGTTTTACTTTGATTGGAATCAATGCTAATCAGTATCCTGACGACAGTTTGGAGAAGATGAAAACTTTTGCGGAGCAAATGCAGCTAAATTTTCCTTACTTACGAGATACTAACCAGGATGTTGCTCAAACGTTTGGAGCAGAGAAAACCCCAGAGGTGTTTTTGTTAAATAACCAAGGTATTCTCTGCTACAGTGGTGCAATTGACGATCGCCCTGAAGATCCAGCAGCAGTCGAAAAGCATTATTTACGAGAGGCGATCGCGAATGTAATCCAAGGAGAATCTGTAACAATAGCGTCAACCCCAGCAATAGGTTCCGCAATTCAATGGGGAAAATAA